In a single window of the Natronosalvus caseinilyticus genome:
- a CDS encoding HPP family protein gives MDDRVGTTLHTGLLLAVTGALAWLSGLPLLFPSLGPSAFVLALFERSEATRPRRVVGGHLIGVVAGLVAYHVVAGDSAMTVAYEPASLEGLRLATSGVLATTATAGGMLATDTRHPPACATTLIVSLGLLSTVLEGAFIVLAVAVLVGVHRSILAVTS, from the coding sequence ATGGACGACCGCGTGGGGACGACGCTTCACACCGGCCTGTTACTCGCCGTGACCGGCGCGCTCGCGTGGCTCTCCGGACTCCCCCTCCTCTTTCCGAGCCTGGGCCCCTCGGCGTTCGTCCTCGCACTCTTCGAACGCAGCGAGGCGACCCGTCCGCGGCGCGTCGTCGGCGGCCACCTCATCGGCGTCGTCGCCGGATTGGTCGCCTATCACGTCGTCGCCGGCGACTCCGCTATGACCGTGGCCTACGAGCCAGCCTCGCTCGAGGGACTGCGCCTGGCGACCAGCGGCGTACTCGCGACGACGGCCACTGCAGGCGGCATGCTCGCGACGGACACCCGCCACCCGCCCGCGTGCGCGACCACGCTAATCGTCTCGCTGGGGCTGCTCTCGACGGTCCTCGAGGGAGCGTTTATCGTGCTCGCGGTGGCGGTGCTGGTCGGGGTTCATCGGTCGATACTGGCTGTCACCAGCTGA
- a CDS encoding helix-turn-helix domain-containing protein, whose amino-acid sequence MHYARVRIAASGPETPVTALAAHEDVDAVHLLAGGVADTDTPTYSLSIDGTAAAVRAVLEAESDVLEWDVAGAEAGSVFAYVRFRAPPAVGALRERLTRKSLVVLLPATFRADGSVELTVVGTQTDLSTTLTDLPDPLEATILEVGPYRADRLAGGRSLTARQREVLAAAFEHGYYDVPRTASHEDLAAVLECAPSTVGEHLRKAERRLVESALE is encoded by the coding sequence ATGCACTACGCTCGCGTTCGTATCGCTGCGTCGGGTCCGGAGACGCCCGTGACGGCCCTGGCGGCCCACGAGGACGTCGACGCGGTTCACCTGCTCGCTGGCGGCGTCGCTGACACGGACACGCCGACGTACTCGCTCTCGATCGACGGCACCGCGGCGGCCGTCCGTGCCGTCCTCGAGGCCGAGTCCGACGTCCTGGAGTGGGACGTCGCCGGTGCAGAGGCGGGCTCGGTGTTCGCCTACGTCAGGTTCCGCGCACCGCCGGCGGTCGGCGCGCTTCGAGAGCGACTCACCCGAAAGAGCCTCGTCGTCCTGCTGCCGGCGACGTTCCGGGCGGACGGGAGCGTCGAGCTGACAGTCGTTGGCACCCAGACGGACCTTTCGACGACGCTCACCGACCTTCCGGACCCGCTCGAGGCGACGATCCTCGAGGTCGGCCCGTACCGCGCCGATCGGCTCGCGGGCGGCCGATCGTTGACCGCTCGTCAGCGTGAGGTTCTGGCCGCCGCGTTCGAGCACGGTTACTACGACGTGCCGCGAACGGCGAGCCACGAGGACCTCGCGGCCGTCCTCGAGTGCGCGCCGAGCACTGTCGGCGAACACCTGCGGAAGGCCGAGCGGCGCCTCGTCGAGAGCGCGCTCGAGTGA
- a CDS encoding cytochrome P450 produces MNESIPAPGGLPLLGNALSIGRDPFGFVENAVVNHGPVFRVSVPGLSFVCYADPALVERVLVTERDRYEKDPRERNLLGPLLGDGLLTARDGTWERGREQVQPAFYPGRLRAYGEVMLERTDGFVRDWSDGQRVDAYEWARELTLSIVGTVVFGVEGVEEMRTISRGADAITGRFEPSSVPLEVPLWVPTPANRRYRRAVDDLDGVVADLLDRRRASPDSGADLCATLLAAADDGAISDERVRDHLLTMLLAGHETTAIALTYAMALLATHPDEQARVLEEVREPETIDAGTALPRTDRAIQETLRLYPPTYLLFRQAATDDVVAGYEIPAGTRICLPQWGIHRDERLFDAPRSFRPDRWLDPDAYPDFAYFPFGGGPRACIGRRFALLELRLALATILRTVSLEATPETEWSPTPALTSRPDGPVPVRVRR; encoded by the coding sequence ATGAACGAGTCGATACCCGCGCCCGGCGGCCTCCCGCTGCTCGGGAACGCGCTGTCGATCGGTCGAGACCCGTTCGGGTTCGTCGAGAACGCCGTGGTCAACCACGGTCCGGTCTTTCGCGTCTCCGTGCCGGGGCTCTCGTTCGTCTGTTACGCAGATCCCGCGCTCGTCGAACGGGTCCTCGTCACCGAGCGCGACCGCTACGAGAAGGACCCTCGTGAACGGAACCTGCTCGGTCCGCTCCTGGGCGACGGCCTCCTGACTGCGCGAGATGGAACCTGGGAGCGCGGGCGCGAGCAGGTCCAGCCAGCGTTCTATCCCGGTCGATTGCGGGCGTACGGCGAGGTCATGCTCGAGCGAACCGACGGGTTCGTCCGGGATTGGTCCGACGGCCAGCGCGTCGACGCATACGAGTGGGCACGAGAGCTCACCCTGTCGATCGTCGGAACGGTCGTCTTCGGCGTCGAGGGCGTCGAGGAGATGCGGACGATTTCCCGCGGTGCCGACGCCATCACGGGCCGGTTCGAACCCTCGAGCGTGCCCCTCGAGGTCCCGCTCTGGGTGCCGACGCCGGCGAATCGTCGCTACCGACGAGCCGTTGACGACCTGGACGGCGTCGTCGCGGATCTGCTCGATCGCCGGCGCGCGTCGCCGGATTCCGGAGCCGATCTCTGTGCAACGCTACTCGCGGCGGCCGACGATGGCGCGATATCGGACGAACGGGTCCGCGACCACCTCCTCACCATGCTGCTCGCCGGTCACGAGACGACCGCCATCGCGCTCACGTACGCGATGGCATTGCTGGCGACCCACCCGGACGAACAGGCGCGCGTGCTCGAGGAAGTGCGCGAACCGGAGACCATCGACGCTGGTACTGCGTTGCCTCGCACGGACCGAGCTATCCAGGAGACGCTTCGGCTCTATCCGCCGACGTACCTCCTCTTCCGGCAGGCCGCCACTGACGACGTGGTCGCCGGCTACGAGATTCCGGCGGGTACGAGGATCTGCCTGCCCCAGTGGGGCATCCACCGGGACGAACGCCTGTTCGACGCGCCCCGTTCGTTCCGTCCGGATCGGTGGCTCGACCCCGACGCCTACCCCGACTTCGCGTACTTCCCGTTCGGCGGCGGGCCGCGTGCCTGTATCGGCCGCCGGTTCGCCCTCCTCGAGTTACGACTCGCGCTGGCGACGATCCTGCGGACGGTTTCGCTCGAGGCGACGCCCGAAACCGAGTGGTCGCCGACGCCGGCGCTGACGTCTCGTCCAGACGGACCTGTCCCGGTTCGCGTCCGGCGATAG
- a CDS encoding metallophosphoesterase family protein, with translation MARLHAGQLLARLERPRTSEPTTLAVGSDVHLATDATGTWKVFHRTERHLRAAVQAVNERDVDGVLLAGDLTRNGTRAEFDRFDELATFDPPTVAIPGNHDEPTTFDERESLPVEAFEARYTPDGLPFRVRVGGLEVIGLDSHAAEPDSPAETWDGRVDAETLMWLDETLETTPADATLVAIHHNLPATGRLYERWRDELPVEGRVPGFSNPEPLLEVLADHDVGLVVTGHLHFPAIESSDDVRELTVPAVSSFPHALLVLEVDERGTAVRQVPLTDSDGMVESIAHGYEKDRVLLSAAQHAAYPLLEEW, from the coding sequence ATGGCTCGCCTCCACGCCGGCCAACTGCTGGCTCGCCTCGAGCGGCCACGAACCTCGGAACCGACCACGCTCGCGGTGGGTTCGGACGTACACCTGGCGACCGACGCGACGGGCACGTGGAAGGTCTTTCACCGGACCGAACGCCACCTCCGGGCGGCCGTTCAGGCGGTCAACGAGCGCGACGTCGACGGCGTCCTCCTCGCGGGCGACCTGACGCGAAACGGGACGCGGGCGGAGTTCGACCGCTTCGACGAACTCGCGACGTTCGACCCACCGACGGTCGCGATTCCGGGAAACCACGACGAGCCGACGACCTTCGACGAACGCGAGTCGCTGCCGGTCGAGGCCTTCGAGGCGCGTTACACGCCCGACGGCCTCCCGTTCCGGGTTCGCGTGGGTGGTCTCGAGGTGATCGGCCTCGACAGTCACGCCGCCGAACCCGACTCGCCCGCCGAGACCTGGGACGGACGCGTCGACGCCGAGACGCTGATGTGGCTCGACGAAACCCTCGAGACGACGCCCGCCGACGCGACGCTCGTCGCCATCCACCACAACCTCCCCGCGACCGGCCGACTCTACGAGCGCTGGCGCGACGAGCTGCCCGTCGAGGGGCGCGTCCCCGGTTTCTCGAACCCCGAACCCCTGCTCGAGGTGCTCGCCGACCACGACGTCGGCCTGGTGGTCACCGGCCACCTCCACTTTCCGGCGATCGAATCGAGCGACGACGTTCGGGAACTCACCGTTCCGGCCGTCTCCTCGTTTCCCCACGCCCTGCTCGTCCTCGAGGTAGACGAACGCGGGACGGCCGTCCGCCAGGTGCCCCTGACCGACAGCGACGGGATGGTCGAGTCGATCGCCCACGGCTACGAGAAGGATCGAGTCCTGCTCTCGGCGGCCCAGCACGCGGCGTACCCGCTGCTCGAGGAGTGGTGA
- a CDS encoding PQQ-binding-like beta-propeller repeat protein — protein MTEWNQYRGDERKTARLEVDASLEELRRKPVERWTADLRDPVGCPPVVGRDGVYVGTTGGDLYALDFQGRRRWVYETDASTLLTPAVDGQVYCCLEDALVALEAETGDPGWTREATGLYTTPPTLAGGLLLVGDAEGITAIRAETGEEIWTADLEAPPVGAIAVDDERAYVAVQDESVAAMDRDSGEEVWRAPADGVVVGGPTLADDRAYVADESGTVLALDAETGQTWFTYTLDGAFTSAPTVLEGADTLFVAADDDTLHVTDTTFGNRKLRGLLFSKPGLPLDDAPATDPIVVGDVVLVGDRGGGLYGVDADDPDFRWHIPLEAGIASTPAPAFEVDSFDDEPSSACLFVGDEGGRLRCLAWDADR, from the coding sequence GTGACCGAGTGGAACCAGTACCGCGGCGACGAGCGCAAGACGGCTCGACTCGAGGTGGACGCGAGCCTCGAGGAACTCCGTCGAAAGCCCGTCGAGCGCTGGACGGCCGATCTCCGGGATCCGGTCGGCTGTCCGCCCGTCGTCGGCCGGGACGGCGTCTACGTCGGAACGACCGGCGGAGACCTCTACGCGCTCGATTTCCAGGGCCGACGGCGCTGGGTGTACGAAACGGACGCATCGACGCTCCTGACTCCCGCCGTCGACGGCCAGGTCTACTGCTGTCTCGAGGACGCGCTGGTCGCGCTCGAGGCCGAAACGGGCGACCCCGGCTGGACGCGCGAGGCGACGGGGCTCTACACGACGCCGCCGACGCTCGCGGGCGGCCTGTTGCTAGTGGGAGACGCCGAGGGTATCACCGCGATTCGCGCAGAGACGGGCGAAGAAATCTGGACGGCCGACCTCGAGGCCCCGCCGGTCGGCGCCATCGCCGTCGACGACGAGCGAGCGTACGTCGCAGTCCAGGACGAGTCGGTTGCCGCGATGGACCGCGACTCGGGCGAGGAAGTCTGGCGCGCTCCGGCCGACGGAGTCGTCGTCGGCGGCCCGACGCTCGCGGACGACCGCGCCTACGTCGCCGACGAGAGCGGGACGGTCCTCGCACTCGACGCGGAGACGGGCCAGACCTGGTTCACCTACACACTCGACGGCGCGTTCACCTCGGCGCCGACCGTCCTCGAGGGCGCGGACACGCTCTTCGTCGCCGCCGACGACGATACCCTCCACGTGACCGACACGACGTTCGGCAATCGCAAACTCCGCGGACTCCTGTTCTCGAAACCCGGCCTCCCGCTCGACGACGCGCCCGCCACCGATCCGATCGTGGTCGGCGACGTCGTCCTCGTCGGCGACCGCGGGGGCGGCCTCTACGGCGTGGACGCCGACGATCCGGACTTCCGCTGGCACATCCCGCTCGAGGCGGGAATCGCGAGCACGCCCGCGCCCGCGTTCGAGGTGGACTCGTTCGACGACGAACCCTCGAGCGCCTGTCTGTTCGTCGGGGACGAAGGGGGTCGGCTTCGCTGTCTCGCGTGGGACGCCGATCGGTGA
- the radA gene encoding DNA repair and recombination protein RadA, which translates to MADVDLETLPGVGPATADKLTEAGYDSYQSLAVASPSELSNTADVGESTAGDIVRAARDAADIGGFETGSTVLERRNQIGKLTWNIDEIDELLGGGIETQSITEVYGEFGAGKSQVTHQMAVNVQLPKEVGGLHGSVIFIDSEDTFRPERIDDMVRGLPEEAIDAALEDREIEGSAGDEEAVDELIADMLEKIHVAKAFNSNHQMLLAEKAKEIAGEHEDSEFPVRLLCVDSLTAHFRAEYVGRGNLANRQQKLNKHLHDIDKVGNLYNAAVIVTNQVTSNPDAFFGDPTKPIGGNILGHKSTFRMYLRKSKGDKRIVKLVDAPNLADGEAVMRVQDGGLKPE; encoded by the coding sequence ATGGCAGACGTAGACCTCGAGACGCTCCCCGGCGTTGGACCGGCAACCGCAGACAAACTCACCGAAGCCGGCTACGACTCCTACCAGAGTCTGGCCGTCGCCTCCCCCTCCGAACTGTCGAACACCGCCGACGTCGGCGAGTCCACCGCGGGCGACATCGTCCGCGCGGCCCGCGACGCTGCGGACATCGGTGGCTTCGAAACCGGCTCGACCGTCCTCGAGCGCCGAAACCAGATCGGTAAACTCACCTGGAACATCGACGAGATCGACGAGCTCCTCGGCGGCGGCATCGAAACCCAGTCCATCACCGAGGTGTACGGCGAGTTCGGTGCCGGAAAGTCCCAGGTCACCCACCAGATGGCCGTCAACGTCCAGCTTCCCAAGGAGGTCGGCGGCCTCCACGGGAGCGTCATCTTCATCGACTCCGAGGACACCTTCCGTCCCGAGCGAATCGACGACATGGTTCGCGGACTCCCCGAGGAGGCCATCGACGCCGCCCTCGAGGACCGCGAGATCGAGGGATCGGCGGGCGACGAGGAGGCAGTCGACGAACTCATCGCGGACATGCTCGAGAAGATCCACGTCGCGAAGGCGTTCAACTCCAACCACCAGATGCTGCTGGCCGAGAAAGCCAAAGAGATTGCCGGCGAGCACGAGGACTCGGAGTTCCCCGTTCGCCTGCTCTGCGTCGACTCGCTGACCGCCCACTTCCGGGCGGAGTACGTCGGCCGTGGCAACCTCGCGAACCGCCAGCAGAAGCTCAACAAGCACCTCCACGACATCGACAAGGTCGGCAACCTCTACAACGCCGCGGTCATCGTCACGAACCAGGTCACCTCCAATCCCGACGCGTTCTTCGGCGACCCGACGAAACCCATCGGTGGCAACATCCTCGGCCACAAGTCCACCTTCCGAATGTACCTCCGCAAGTCCAAGGGCGACAAGCGGATCGTCAAGCTGGTCGACGCCCCCAACCTCGCCGACGGCGAGGCCGTCATGCGCGTCCAGGACGGCGGACTGAAGCCCGAATAG
- a CDS encoding iron-sulfur cluster assembly scaffold protein, translated as MGLGSDMYRQQILDHYKSPRNYGELEDPTFTHVGENPMCGDEIRMDVVLADDGETIERVAFSGDGCAISQASASMLSTELPGTTIDELLEMDRDDIVDMLGVEISPMRIKCAVLAEKVAQDGAEIYRGELEAEKTTTEDD; from the coding sequence ATGGGACTCGGCTCCGATATGTACCGGCAGCAGATCCTCGACCACTACAAGAGCCCCCGCAACTACGGGGAACTCGAGGACCCCACGTTCACCCACGTCGGCGAGAATCCGATGTGTGGCGACGAGATCCGCATGGACGTCGTCCTCGCCGACGACGGCGAGACGATCGAACGGGTCGCCTTCTCCGGCGACGGCTGTGCGATCAGCCAGGCGTCGGCGAGCATGCTCTCGACGGAGCTGCCGGGCACCACGATCGACGAACTGCTCGAGATGGACCGCGACGACATCGTCGACATGCTCGGCGTCGAAATCTCGCCGATGCGGATCAAGTGCGCGGTGTTAGCCGAAAAGGTTGCCCAGGACGGGGCTGAGATCTACCGCGGCGAACTCGAGGCCGAGAAGACGACGACCGAGGACGACTGA
- a CDS encoding aminotransferase class V-fold PLP-dependent enzyme, whose product MSHQHQREGVDPLDVASVREDYPILEREFDGSRLVYLDNAATTQTPDQVVDAMSDYYRESNANVHRGIHHLSQEASILYEEAHDRVAEFIGAAGREEIIFTKNTTESENLLAYAWGLTELGPGDEVVLTEMEHHASLVTWQQIAKRTGADVKYVRITDDGRLDMDHARDLVTDDTAIVSAVHVSNALGTVNPVSELANLAHDHGAYAFIDGAQAVPNRPVDVEAIDADFYAFSGHKMAGPTGIGVLYGKQHLFEDLEPYLYGGGMIEKVTFEDSTWADLPWKFEPGTPPIAEAVGLEAAIDYLEDIGMDRVRAHEEDLARYAYDRLTEFDDIEVYGPEPGPDRGGLVSFNLESVHAHDLASIMNDHAVAIRAGDHCTQPLHDKLGVAASARASFYVYNTREEVDALVEAIDGARELFA is encoded by the coding sequence ATGAGCCACCAGCACCAGCGCGAAGGCGTCGACCCCCTCGACGTCGCGTCCGTCCGCGAGGACTACCCCATCCTCGAGCGCGAGTTCGACGGGAGTCGGCTCGTCTACCTCGACAACGCGGCGACGACCCAGACTCCTGACCAGGTCGTCGACGCCATGAGCGACTACTACCGTGAATCGAACGCGAACGTCCACCGGGGCATTCACCACCTCAGCCAGGAGGCCTCGATTCTCTACGAGGAGGCCCACGACCGGGTCGCCGAGTTCATCGGAGCGGCGGGTCGTGAGGAGATCATCTTCACGAAGAACACGACCGAGAGCGAGAACCTGCTCGCGTACGCCTGGGGACTGACCGAGCTCGGCCCCGGCGACGAGGTCGTTCTCACGGAGATGGAACACCACGCCTCGCTGGTCACCTGGCAGCAGATCGCAAAGCGCACCGGGGCCGACGTGAAGTACGTCCGGATCACGGACGACGGGCGCCTCGACATGGACCACGCTCGTGACCTCGTCACCGACGACACCGCGATCGTCTCGGCGGTCCACGTCTCGAACGCGCTCGGGACCGTCAACCCCGTCTCGGAACTGGCGAATCTCGCTCACGACCACGGCGCCTACGCGTTCATCGACGGGGCACAGGCCGTTCCGAACCGGCCCGTCGACGTCGAGGCCATCGACGCCGACTTCTACGCCTTCTCGGGGCACAAGATGGCCGGCCCCACCGGGATCGGCGTCCTCTACGGGAAACAACACCTGTTCGAGGACCTCGAGCCCTACCTCTACGGCGGCGGAATGATCGAAAAGGTCACCTTCGAGGACTCGACCTGGGCCGACCTCCCCTGGAAGTTCGAACCCGGCACCCCGCCCATCGCCGAAGCCGTCGGCCTCGAGGCGGCGATCGACTACCTCGAGGACATCGGTATGGACCGCGTCCGCGCTCACGAGGAGGACCTGGCGAGGTACGCCTACGACCGGCTGACCGAGTTCGACGACATCGAGGTGTACGGCCCCGAACCCGGCCCCGACCGCGGCGGCCTGGTGAGTTTCAACCTCGAGTCCGTCCACGCCCACGACCTGGCCTCGATCATGAACGATCACGCGGTCGCCATCCGCGCGGGCGACCACTGCACCCAGCCGCTGCACGACAAACTCGGCGTCGCGGCCTCCGCGCGAGCGTCCTTCTACGTCTACAACACGCGCGAGGAGGTCGACGCGCTCGTCGAAGCGATCGACGGCGCGCGCGAGTTGTTCGCCTGA
- a CDS encoding DUF309 domain-containing protein — protein MRDALRAGIAIYNDGYYHAAHDAWEAHWLDLEAGTDDERLLHGLIQFTATIHHARNRNWTGATGLAASAHEYLEDLPAEYRRIDVAAVRRSLRTLASDPEVIERRRPPALEHAGAALELADLDLEATFLAAGVLAEEFGYDETVLEDAVAFARADLEAERATSRFLALVQDFVRESADRALVYDRLSAHVERRRAKRRDVEGLFDPDL, from the coding sequence ATGCGCGACGCGCTCCGGGCCGGCATCGCCATCTACAACGATGGTTACTACCACGCCGCCCACGACGCCTGGGAGGCCCACTGGCTCGACCTCGAGGCGGGTACCGACGACGAGCGCCTGCTCCACGGGTTGATCCAGTTCACCGCGACGATCCACCACGCCCGGAACCGAAACTGGACGGGGGCGACGGGGCTGGCCGCGAGCGCCCACGAGTACCTCGAGGACCTGCCAGCGGAGTATCGGAGGATCGACGTGGCTGCCGTCCGCCGCTCCCTTCGAACCCTCGCGAGCGATCCAGAGGTGATCGAGCGCCGTCGCCCACCGGCCCTCGAGCACGCTGGCGCGGCGCTCGAACTGGCGGATCTCGACCTCGAGGCGACGTTCCTGGCGGCGGGCGTCCTGGCCGAGGAGTTCGGCTACGACGAGACGGTCCTCGAGGACGCGGTCGCGTTCGCCCGGGCAGACCTCGAGGCCGAACGGGCGACCAGTCGCTTCCTGGCACTGGTCCAGGACTTCGTCCGCGAATCGGCCGACCGCGCGCTGGTGTACGATCGGCTCTCGGCTCACGTCGAGCGCCGCCGAGCGAAGCGGCGGGACGTCGAGGGGTTGTTCGATCCTGACCTGTGA
- a CDS encoding aminopeptidase yields MDERVREHASVLVDWSARIEAGDDVVLSVGPEAHDLAVAVAEELGERGANLLTTYGSGEVTRAYLQAHDGDFDEDPEYERRLYEEADVVLSIGGGRNTAAMADVPSETRQAYRTARSGVREARYDTRWVSTVHPTRSLAQQAGMAYEEYQDFAYDAILRDWEALAEEMAKMKDVLDAGSEVRLVKEGTDLTMSIEGRTAVNSAASVAYDSHNLPSGEVFTAPYDTEGTVTFDVPMTIDGEAVRDVRLEFEAGEVVDHEAAQGEDVLTDILETDEGARRLGELGIGMNRGIDRFTDSILFDEKMGDTVHLAVGRAYDACLPEGQTGNESAVHTDMITDMSEESRLEVDGEVIQRNGTFRWERET; encoded by the coding sequence ATGGACGAACGCGTACGCGAACACGCATCGGTGCTGGTCGACTGGAGCGCGCGAATCGAGGCGGGCGATGACGTGGTACTCTCCGTCGGCCCCGAGGCACACGACCTCGCGGTCGCCGTCGCCGAAGAACTCGGCGAGCGGGGGGCGAACCTGCTCACGACCTACGGCTCCGGCGAGGTGACTCGAGCGTACCTCCAGGCGCACGACGGCGACTTCGACGAGGATCCCGAGTACGAGCGCCGCCTCTACGAAGAGGCCGACGTCGTGCTCTCCATTGGGGGCGGACGAAACACCGCGGCGATGGCCGACGTGCCGAGCGAGACTCGCCAGGCCTACCGCACGGCGCGCTCGGGGGTCCGCGAGGCGCGCTACGACACCCGCTGGGTCTCGACGGTCCACCCGACGCGCTCGCTCGCCCAGCAGGCCGGGATGGCCTACGAGGAGTACCAGGACTTCGCCTACGACGCCATCCTCCGGGACTGGGAGGCCCTGGCCGAGGAGATGGCGAAGATGAAGGACGTCCTGGACGCCGGGTCGGAGGTCCGACTGGTCAAGGAGGGAACGGACCTCACCATGTCGATCGAGGGCCGGACGGCGGTCAACAGCGCCGCGTCCGTCGCCTACGACTCGCACAACCTCCCGAGCGGCGAGGTGTTCACCGCGCCCTACGATACGGAGGGCACCGTCACGTTCGACGTCCCGATGACCATCGACGGCGAGGCCGTTCGGGACGTCCGCCTCGAGTTCGAAGCCGGCGAGGTGGTCGACCACGAGGCCGCCCAGGGCGAGGACGTACTCACGGACATTCTCGAGACCGACGAGGGTGCCCGGCGCCTGGGCGAACTCGGTATCGGCATGAATCGCGGCATCGACCGCTTTACCGACAGCATCCTCTTCGACGAGAAGATGGGTGACACCGTCCACCTGGCGGTTGGTCGGGCCTACGACGCCTGCCTGCCGGAGGGCCAGACGGGCAACGAGTCGGCCGTCCACACCGACATGATTACAGATATGAGCGAGGAGTCTCGCCTCGAGGTAGACGGCGAAGTTATTCAGCGAAACGGGACGTTCAGGTGGGAACGCGAGACGTGA
- a CDS encoding queuosine precursor transporter → MTQSQSQTRAGPTTVQVSLIAVFVTALVTAQVTAAKVLAFELPFHLPIAGDELFLPGAALAYALTFLASDCYSELYGRKAAQVVVNVAFAMNFLLLALVWSTIAAPAAPTSVDPATFESVLGASTNIVAGSLLAYLVSQNWDVWVFHEIREYTDGDALWLRNIASTASSQAIDTVIFVSVAFALAPMVLGVGPVLEPGDIATLIVGQYLLKLLIALLDTPVVYAVVGFVRSRDSNSSSTPV, encoded by the coding sequence ATGACTCAGTCCCAGTCCCAAACTCGAGCCGGGCCGACGACCGTCCAGGTTTCGCTCATCGCCGTGTTCGTCACGGCGCTGGTCACGGCTCAGGTGACGGCGGCGAAGGTGCTCGCGTTCGAACTGCCCTTCCACCTCCCAATCGCGGGCGACGAACTCTTCCTGCCGGGTGCCGCGCTCGCATACGCGCTCACCTTCCTCGCGAGCGATTGCTACTCGGAACTGTACGGACGGAAGGCCGCCCAGGTCGTGGTCAACGTCGCGTTCGCGATGAACTTCCTCCTGCTGGCGCTCGTCTGGTCGACCATCGCAGCCCCCGCCGCGCCGACGAGCGTGGATCCGGCCACCTTCGAATCGGTCCTCGGCGCGTCGACGAACATCGTCGCCGGGAGCCTGCTCGCGTACCTCGTCAGCCAGAACTGGGACGTCTGGGTGTTCCACGAAATCCGCGAGTACACTGACGGGGACGCCCTCTGGCTGCGCAACATCGCCTCGACGGCGAGCAGCCAGGCCATCGACACCGTGATCTTCGTCTCCGTCGCGTTCGCGCTCGCACCGATGGTCCTCGGCGTCGGTCCCGTCCTCGAGCCCGGGGACATCGCCACTCTGATCGTCGGTCAGTACCTCCTCAAACTGCTGATCGCCCTCCTCGACACCCCCGTCGTCTACGCCGTCGTCGGGTTCGTCCGTTCGAGGGACTCGAATTCGTCGTCGACACCCGTCTGA
- a CDS encoding cold-shock protein: MAKGNVDFFNDTGGYGFISTDDADDDVFFHMEDVGGPDLEEGTDIEFDIEQAPKGPRATNVTRL, encoded by the coding sequence ATGGCGAAAGGCAACGTTGATTTCTTCAACGACACAGGCGGCTACGGTTTCATTTCGACGGACGACGCGGACGATGACGTCTTCTTCCACATGGAAGACGTCGGCGGTCCGGACCTCGAAGAAGGCACAGACATCGAATTCGACATCGAACAGGCCCCCAAGGGTCCCCGCGCGACGAACGTCACCCGCCTGTAA